GCCACCAAGTTAAAACGATTGGAATCGAGCCCATCAACAAGGCATTTAAACCAAACATACCCCAACCCTCTTCGCCGTTTATAGTGACACCTAGCAAGCCCAACGTCATCGCCATTAAGGCAAATTGTGGCCCAAACATCAAAGTAATAGTCGTCATCAATAAAAAATGAAAACTAAACCCTCCACTAATGCTCGCACTCATACTCCACAATAAAATCAATAAAAAAGCCGCGCCAAACCAAACATGTTGCGCATTTTTATCGTTTTTCACCTTATACCAAGGGGCCGTCTTTAGTGCCCACACCATCACGATTGAATAAATCCCCCAACCTGTAACAGCCCATTGCCAACCTAACAAACCATCGGGTAAATTCATGATTGCATCCTTTCTTTTACACTAAACCTCTCTAAGCTCTATAATACATTCTTTCACTCTATGACCCAAAACCATGCTTAAAGCTAAAATTATTTTTGCCCTATTTTACGACCTGCTATTACTATTCGCTATTTGGTTTGTGGCGGCGATACCCTTTGTCATCTGGCAAGGAGAGGGGTTTGAAAGCCAGCCGATGACCTTACTCGCTTTTCAAATTTACCTACTGGGTGTCAGCTATATTTATTTGAGTTATTTTTGGTTACAGACTGGTCAAACACCTGGATTACGGAGTTGGAAATTGCGTCTGGTTCGAACTGACAACTACTTGCTTACCCGTCGCGATGCAACCATAAGATTTGTATTGAGCTTATTTTCCATCATCACACTTGGCTTCGGCTGGTTGTGGTTATGGTTCAGCAAAAACAACCAAAGTTTGCACGATCAACTATCTTTCACTCACATTGTTGATACAACAGATTCAGCTATATAAAGGACAACCATGTCGACTATTATAATTCACACACAGACCCTAAACTTTGAACAGATAAAAAGCTTCGAACGCCTTTATGGCAAACCCTATCAACACGCCCAACATTATAAAATTGAAACAGATAAACCTATTAACTCAGTGGAGTTGGCTGACCTATCAAAAGAACTTAATTTGGATCTGAATGTCCTGCCTACAGGATTTAATCCTGCTGAAGTCAAACTGGTCATTAGTGACATGGATTCAACCTTGATCGCAATTGAGTGCATTGATGAAATTGCTGATATGATGGATCTAAAACCCCAGGTGTCAGAAATTACAGAAGCCGCCATGCGGGGCGAGCTTAACTTTGAAGAGTCCCTCACACAGCGTGTCTCTTTATTAAAAGGTTTGGATATTCAAGCGCTGCAAAAAGTATACGATGAACGCTTAACACTGAACCTAGGAGCAGAAAAGTGTTTAGCCGGTTTAAAGCAAAAAAACATAAAATTTGCTCTAGTATCCGGTGGCTTTGACTTTTTTACTGATCGTTTAAAACAAACATTAAATTTAGATTTTGCACGCGCTAATAAACTAAAAATCGCTCAAGATCAGCTCACTGGTCAAATTGACGGTTCAATTATTGGAGCACAAGCAAAAGCGGATTTTTTACTCGAACTCTGTGAACAATTAGAAATAAAACCAAATCAAGTGATAGCGGTTGGTGATGGTGCAAACGATTTACTTATGATGTCTCAGGCCGGTTTAAGCATTGCTTATCATGCCAAGCCAAAAGTTCAGCAACAGGCTAGCTGTTCACTCAATTATCGAGGCTTAGACGCAATTTTGGATTTCGTTAACTAACAACTTCGCTTCTAAAATTGTGGAATATTCTGGCAATAAAAAAGCGGGCTAGGCCCGCTTTTTTATTGCGTTTAAACTAAATTCATGAAAATAAACTCATTTCAAACTCATGGTAAGCATCACTTACGAAACGGCCAATTGTATGCTCATAACCAGGCCACTTACTAGCCACCTTTTGCATAAATGGATGGGCTTCAATTTTCGGTTTGATTTCAAAATCCGACAAACCTTCGTCATAATACTTGCCAACCGTGTTATATATCACTTCAAAAAACTCTTTTTGTTCTTTTACTAAAGCTTTACCGTCGTGCAAGCCGTGCCCAGGAATAAAGGTTTTAATATCCATATTTGCCAGCTCTTCCATTGCAGAAATAGAGCCTGGAAAACTGCCATCCGCCATGTTCGCAACACGACGCATCATCATATCACCACTATACAAAATCTTATCTTCAACCACTTCAACCGCTAAATCCGAGTCCGTGTGCACCTTACCCAAGTAATGAATTTTAAATGTAGTATCACCCATTTTAATCGTTTCACCACCATGCAACTCTTTAGTCGGAGGCGTTACCGCTGTTCCTGCAGTCGCGTTATTGGTGTTACGACTCATAAAGCCAACCCAAAATTCACCGGCACCGTCTTTAACTTGCTGGATCACTTTTGGATGCGAGTAAATTTCAACATCAGGGTAAGCATCAACAAACGCCTGATTACCTAGCCAATGATCACCATGAATATGTGTATTAATCACCTTAACAACTGGCTTATCGGTTACGGTTTTAATCTGACGAACTAACATTTCGCCAATTTGCAGCGAGCCGCCTGTATCCACAACCATTACGCCTTCAGAGGTAACGATAAAACCCGGATTACTAAAAAAGCCTTGGTTTGAAGGGGATGGTTCACCATCCTGGGCTAAAAAGTAATAACAGCGATTGGTTACTTTTGTGATGGGTACATTTGGCATATCTGGACCTTTTTCTACCCAATCATCGGCCGAATAAACCGGCTTCATCACCGAAAAACCAGCTAAACCAGCGGTCAGACCAAAGGCTGACTTTAATAAATCACGACGCTTCATTTTGAATCCTTATATTTGTTAAATTCATCCAAAAATATCAGGGTTAATATTACTCTTCGGTGCCCAAAACTGCAACTCAAAAGCCCACCAACTAAGAACCATTATCATTTGTATTGACATAGCCATCTTGAACAATCATAATCCAAGCACAATTTTTAAAGTACTTCTCGACTTTAAACAATCACAGGACTGCTTTAGCATGCAAAATATACACCTCTACCTAGACATCACTTTTTTTAGCATTTTAGGCTTGATGGGGTTTCTGGCCATCTGGATCACACTAGAGCGACTATTTTTATATCGCCGCTTGGATGTTAAGGCCTTTAACCATATAGAGCTGCTCAATATTGAAATCACAAAAAACCTCACCACCCTCTCAACCATAGGTGCCAACGCACCTTATGTTGGACTTTTGGGTACAGTCATCGGCATATTAATTACTTTTTACGAAATAGGCCAACAAGACAGCCTCGAAACCTCTGTCATCATGACTGGTCTAGCACTCGCACTTAAACTAACCGCCGCTGGTATTGCGGTCGCAATTCCAGCCTTAATGGCCTACAACGGTCTTTTGCGTCGAGTGGATGTTTTACAGGCACACTATAAAGTCCACCAGGATCAATAAGTATGAAGCGTTTTGATTCAATGAACGTTGTACCACTTATTGACGTCATGTTGGTTTTGTTAGCGATCGTGTTACTCACAGCATCCTTTATCGTGAATGATAAACTCGATATTCAACTGCCAAAAACCGAACATACCAGCACGTATGATCCAGATAATGAAGACAAACTGAATATATCCATTGATCAACACGGCCAATTTTATTGGGATGGCGAGGAAGTTAATAGCGAGCAGTTTGGCCAGCAACTCAATCAACTTGAGGCTAGCACTCATATTCAATTACGCGTTGATCAGCTCGTGGAATTTCGCCATTTTGTCCGTTTAATGGACATGCTTAAACGCCAGCAACATGACAATTTAACGATTCTGACGGAACGCAAGCAGCCGTGAAATTAAACGATTCGGTTAAAGCTTTTATCCTCACCCTCCTTATTTATGCGTTGCTCACGGTAGCGGTTCTGCTATGGTTTTTTAGGTCAGAAGAAACACCAATAGTCAGCACCGAAAGTTCGGTACCTGTTACGCTCAATATGTTTGAGATGCCTGAGCCGGAACCTCAGCCCGAACCGGAACCTCAGCCCGAACCGGAACCTCAGCCCGAACCGGAACCTCAGCCCGAACCGGAACCTCAGCCCGAACCGGAACCTCAGCCCGAACCGGAACCTCAGCCCGAACCGGAACCTCAGCCCGAACCGGAACCTCAGCCCGAACCGGAACCTCAGCCCGAACCGGAACCTCAGCCCGAACCGGAACCTCAGCCCGAACCGGAACCTCAGCCCGAACCGGAACCTCAGCCCGAACCGGAACCTCAGCCCGAACCGGAACCTCAGCCCCCTCAGCCCGAACCGGAACCTCAGCCCGAACCGGAACCTCAGCCGGAGCCGGAACCCTTAGCGCCGCAGTTCAGCCAATCCGAAATTGACCAAGCTGAGAAACGTTATTTATCCGAGTTAGCTACAACGCTCATGCGTCATGCCCAAGATACTTACCCAACGATGGCTAAACGTCGTAACTGGCAAGGACGGGTTATTTTGCGTTTTACCACGCGAGCGGATGGCTCTATAACGAATATAAGCGTCGTTGATAGTTCAGGCAAACAAATACTGGATGAAGCGGCTCTAAGTATTTTCACCGAACGTATGCAGATGTTTTTTAAGGCCTTTCCAGAAGAAATTCAACGCAAAGAATGGCGTCACACCGTGCCAATCGAATACAAATTACGCTAAACCTCCGCTTCAGTATTCAGCCCTAAAGCGAGTTAGGTTAGAATACCTTCTTTTCACTCAAAGAATAAAGACGGCACTATGAGCAAACCCATCCTGTTTAGCGGCATCCAGCCTTCCGGCGACTTAATGATTGGTAACTACATTGGCTCGATCAAAAATTGGGTCAAGTTACAAGATGATTACGAATGTCTGTTTTCTTTAGTGAATATGCATGCAATCACTGTCGAACAGTCCCCCGAAGAACTGGCTAAGCGCAGTTTAGATTTTGTTGCACTCTACCTAGCCTCTGGGATTGACCCAAATAAAAGCACGGTCTTTATTCAATCGCACGTCCCCGAACACGCTGAACTAGCTTGGATTTTAAACTGCTCAACCTATATGGGCGAGCTTAACCGTATGACCCAGTTCAAAGACAAATCACAAAAACATGAGCACAATATTAATGCCGGTTTATTTAATTACCCAGTTCTGATGGCGGCGGATATTTTGCTATACCAAACCGAACTGGTTCCGGTGGGTGCGGATCAAAAACAACATCTTGAATTAACACGAGATTTAGCGCATCGATTTAATAATCGGTTTGAGCGTGAGCTATTTAAAGTACCTGAACCCTTTATTGCTGAAGCCAGTGCCGGCGGACGCATTATGAGCCTACAAGATCCGACCAGTAAGATGTCGAAATCCGACAGCAATAAAAATAACTTTATTGCTTTATTGGACGACCCTAAAACGATTCTAAAGAAGTGCAAAAAAGCCATGACTGACTCTGGTGATGTAATTGAATATGATGTTGAGAATAAGCCGGGCGTTTCAAACCTGCTAACCATCTATTCCGTCATTAGTGGTAAACCAATAAATGAAGTAATTAAATATTTTGAAGGCAAAATGTATGGTCACTTAAAAGTTGAACTGGGAGAACTCATCGTGGATTATCTCGCACCAATTCAACAACGCTTTCATGAGATTCGTGAAGATGAAAACCACTTAAAAGGCATTTTAAAACAAGGTGCAGAACGTGCTCGTGAACAAGCACATAAAACGCTACAAGATGTCCAACAAAGCATTGGATTCGTTTTACCCTAGCCCGTTTCAACTTTAACCACCAAGCCTGGTGGTTAAAGCTTTAAGTGAAATCCAACTTCGCTACCTTCATCAATAAATTCAAAAACGACTGGCAAGATTGAATCGCAGCGGATTCCTGCATAGTATGGTAACCGGTGGTCGGAATTTGTAACGTGGTGCCATGCACGAAACCATTTGACGCTAATATAATACGCCCCATCTCCGTACTGCCTAGCGACTTAGGCGGCAAGCCTTGTTTCTGTAGTTCTCGGTTTTGCGCTTCAACAAACTCATCCTTATAACTATAACCTATGCCTAACTCTTGACAGGCTTGAGCTAAGGCTTGTGTAGTCGTTTCGTGATAATGCGCGTGGCTGTCTTTTTTACGTAACACCACCTCTTGCTTTAACACGGCTTCACGGTTTGGATAGGGACTGGTATCCAACACAATCAACTGATTGGTCGAACCGCCAAAACGACGAAACCATTCCAATAGATAACGCCAACTACTCCCCGACTCTTCTTGTGCGGTAAAAAAAGCGGTTCCCTGATAACCTAAACTAAACATATGCACTAACAGAGCTGCGGTTAATACATTATCCAACTGCCCCTTTAGCCATTGATCTTCAACTTTTAAACTATCTCGGAAGCCCACTGGCGTGCCAGCTACCAAATGCTCCAACCCCTCCAGCTCAAAAATCAAGTTATTACGAAACTCACAGATATAAGTGTTCCGAATCACCCCAGAACCGCGATAAGCACCAGACCAAGGCTCATAAGCCATCACAGGCGTAGCATCAAAACGATCACTAATGCGCAGCATCAGCTCTTCACTCACCGCATTTCCTAATAAATCTGAACGATGACCAGACACAAAAGCCGCATACTGAAACTCGTTTGGCCCAGTACAAATTAAACCATGCCGATCAATATGCGCCGAAAACATAGATGAATGAGGTTCAGTACCTTGCGCCACTAATAAACCTTCATACCAGGTCACCCTGGCGCCACGCTCTTCCAACTCGCGTTGCAATACACGAAAAAATGAATGCTCTGCCCCCACCACACTCGGTTCTCGAATCAACGATTTAAGCAGATCAATAAATTCAGCAAACTGGTTCAAAATAGGTCCTTTTGATAATAGGCTTTCAGCCAAGCTTTGTCAGAAAATAGCTAATATTCGCATTATCAGTCAGTCTAGCCAGCATTACCACCACTTTTTAAAACCCAATTTTGTGAGGCTTGATGTACTGTGTTTTCACCGGCTTACATGGGATAATATCGGCCCTAACTCAAGCTTAATAAATCAAAGGATCCAGCATGTGGATTGAACATATTGGTACCATTGGCATGATTGCGTTTGTGGTACTTATCGCTTTAAAAATTGGCATTATGTTTATTTTTAAATGGCAAAAATACCGCAAGCGCAAACAAAAAAAGGCCGAATCTTAAAATCAGATTCAGCCTTTATAAACCTGGAGCACCAGGCCTGGTGCTTTAAGGCATATTGAATAAAGCGGTTAATAATAAGTACAGCAATAATCTGTAACTGATTTGACCTTAATACCAAATTTCGCATTTGCAGGAACTTCAAACGACTGCCCGCCTTTAATGGTTTGCCACTGAGTTTCACCTGGCAACAAAATCTCTACTTCACCAGCCATAATTTCCATTAACTCATTTTCATCCGTGCCAAACTCATAATCACCCGGCATCATAATACCCAAGGTCTTACGTGAACCATCATTAAACTTAACCACTCGACTGGTCACCTTACCGTCAAAATAAATATTTGCTTGTTTAACGACTGTGACATTTTCAAAGTTTGCAGACATACTTTTCCCTACTGATTTATTTATATTATTTTAAGGTTGTTTCACAACCCAACTAACTAGCTTTCTTACCAAGGGCCCCACTATTAAGATGACAGGGAAAGCCACAATAAATGCCATTACCCAAGCCTGAAACCAGATGGATAGAATATTATCAACCCAGCCCAAATTAATGAGACTGATCACAAACGACATAATCGCCGACATCATAAAAGACATAAAAAAGGCAAACACAACATGCTGATGTTTGGCTGAAAAAATCATAATTTAACTTATCCTCGTTGATGGTCGGCACCGATTAATTCAATCTGATAACCATCTGGATCGGCAATAAACGCAATAATAGTGGTTCCCGCATTCATTGGGCCCGCTTCACGCAAAATCTTCGCGCCTTTGGCTTTTGCTGCATCGGCCGCTTTGTAAACATCAGGGACTTCAATCGCGATATGACCATAGCCCTCGCCTAAATCATAGCTCGACACGCCCCAGTTATAGGTTAGCTCCAATACCGTATGATCCGATTCATCCCCATAACCTAAGAACGCCAGCGTAAACTCGCCCGCCGGATAATCTTTTTGACGC
The Thiomicrospira pelophila DSM 1534 genome window above contains:
- a CDS encoding energy-coupling factor ABC transporter permease, producing the protein MNLPDGLLGWQWAVTGWGIYSIVMVWALKTAPWYKVKNDKNAQHVWFGAAFLLILLWSMSASISGGFSFHFLLMTTITLMFGPQFALMAMTLGLLGVTINGEEGWGMFGLNALLMGSIPIVLTWWLYKLAYRYLDRNFFVYVFLNGFLAAGLGSLLAMLSAAGVMYWGEVYSYEELRYNFLIFIPMLVAPEAFLNGFIIASLVLMKPEWVSSFSDADYLKGK
- a CDS encoding RDD family protein; the encoded protein is MLKAKIIFALFYDLLLLFAIWFVAAIPFVIWQGEGFESQPMTLLAFQIYLLGVSYIYLSYFWLQTGQTPGLRSWKLRLVRTDNYLLTRRDATIRFVLSLFSIITLGFGWLWLWFSKNNQSLHDQLSFTHIVDTTDSAI
- the serB gene encoding phosphoserine phosphatase SerB; the encoded protein is MSTIIIHTQTLNFEQIKSFERLYGKPYQHAQHYKIETDKPINSVELADLSKELNLDLNVLPTGFNPAEVKLVISDMDSTLIAIECIDEIADMMDLKPQVSEITEAAMRGELNFEESLTQRVSLLKGLDIQALQKVYDERLTLNLGAEKCLAGLKQKNIKFALVSGGFDFFTDRLKQTLNLDFARANKLKIAQDQLTGQIDGSIIGAQAKADFLLELCEQLEIKPNQVIAVGDGANDLLMMSQAGLSIAYHAKPKVQQQASCSLNYRGLDAILDFVN
- a CDS encoding MBL fold metallo-hydrolase yields the protein MKRRDLLKSAFGLTAGLAGFSVMKPVYSADDWVEKGPDMPNVPITKVTNRCYYFLAQDGEPSPSNQGFFSNPGFIVTSEGVMVVDTGGSLQIGEMLVRQIKTVTDKPVVKVINTHIHGDHWLGNQAFVDAYPDVEIYSHPKVIQQVKDGAGEFWVGFMSRNTNNATAGTAVTPPTKELHGGETIKMGDTTFKIHYLGKVHTDSDLAVEVVEDKILYSGDMMMRRVANMADGSFPGSISAMEELANMDIKTFIPGHGLHDGKALVKEQKEFFEVIYNTVGKYYDEGLSDFEIKPKIEAHPFMQKVASKWPGYEHTIGRFVSDAYHEFEMSLFS
- the exbB gene encoding TonB-system energizer ExbB, translated to MQNIHLYLDITFFSILGLMGFLAIWITLERLFLYRRLDVKAFNHIELLNIEITKNLTTLSTIGANAPYVGLLGTVIGILITFYEIGQQDSLETSVIMTGLALALKLTAAGIAVAIPALMAYNGLLRRVDVLQAHYKVHQDQ
- a CDS encoding ExbD/TolR family protein; translated protein: MKRFDSMNVVPLIDVMLVLLAIVLLTASFIVNDKLDIQLPKTEHTSTYDPDNEDKLNISIDQHGQFYWDGEEVNSEQFGQQLNQLEASTHIQLRVDQLVEFRHFVRLMDMLKRQQHDNLTILTERKQP
- a CDS encoding energy transducer TonB gives rise to the protein MKLNDSVKAFILTLLIYALLTVAVLLWFFRSEETPIVSTESSVPVTLNMFEMPEPEPQPEPEPQPEPEPQPEPEPQPEPEPQPEPEPQPEPEPQPEPEPQPEPEPQPEPEPQPEPEPQPEPEPQPEPEPQPEPEPQPEPEPQPEPEPQPPQPEPEPQPEPEPQPEPEPLAPQFSQSEIDQAEKRYLSELATTLMRHAQDTYPTMAKRRNWQGRVILRFTTRADGSITNISVVDSSGKQILDEAALSIFTERMQMFFKAFPEEIQRKEWRHTVPIEYKLR
- the trpS gene encoding tryptophan--tRNA ligase — translated: MSKPILFSGIQPSGDLMIGNYIGSIKNWVKLQDDYECLFSLVNMHAITVEQSPEELAKRSLDFVALYLASGIDPNKSTVFIQSHVPEHAELAWILNCSTYMGELNRMTQFKDKSQKHEHNINAGLFNYPVLMAADILLYQTELVPVGADQKQHLELTRDLAHRFNNRFERELFKVPEPFIAEASAGGRIMSLQDPTSKMSKSDSNKNNFIALLDDPKTILKKCKKAMTDSGDVIEYDVENKPGVSNLLTIYSVISGKPINEVIKYFEGKMYGHLKVELGELIVDYLAPIQQRFHEIREDENHLKGILKQGAERAREQAHKTLQDVQQSIGFVLP
- a CDS encoding pyrimidine/purine nucleoside phosphorylase, with amino-acid sequence MSANFENVTVVKQANIYFDGKVTSRVVKFNDGSRKTLGIMMPGDYEFGTDENELMEIMAGEVEILLPGETQWQTIKGGQSFEVPANAKFGIKVKSVTDYCCTYY
- a CDS encoding DUF2798 domain-containing protein, yielding MIFSAKHQHVVFAFFMSFMMSAIMSFVISLINLGWVDNILSIWFQAWVMAFIVAFPVILIVGPLVRKLVSWVVKQP
- the gloA gene encoding lactoylglutathione lyase → MRFLHTMLRVGDLQKSIDFYTSVMGMTLLRQKDYPAGEFTLAFLGYGDESDHTVLELTYNWGVSSYDLGEGYGHIAIEVPDVYKAADAAKAKGAKILREAGPMNAGTTIIAFIADPDGYQIELIGADHQRG